From Pseudomonas vanderleydeniana, the proteins below share one genomic window:
- the hemH gene encoding ferrochelatase, with the protein MTDHALLLVNLGSPASTSVADVRSYLNQFLMDPYVIDLPWPVRRLLVSLILIKRPEQSAHAYASIWWDEGSPLVVLSRRLQQRMTEQWRQGPVELAMRYGEPSIESTLARLAAQGIRKVTLAPLYPQFADSTVTTVIEEARRVVRERNLDVQFSILQPFYDQPEYIEALVASTRPHLEQGFDHLLLSFHGLPERHLTKLDPTGSHCLKDADCCRNASPAVLATCYRAQCLRTAAAFAEHMGLSEGQWSVSFQSRLGRAKWIEPYTEARLDELAKAGVKKLLVMCPAFVADCIETLEEIGDRGREQFIEAGGEELVLVPCLNDDPQWAAALNTLCERAPLAVKA; encoded by the coding sequence ATGACTGATCACGCGTTGCTACTGGTCAACCTGGGCTCGCCGGCTTCCACCTCGGTGGCCGACGTGCGCAGTTATCTCAATCAGTTTCTGATGGACCCGTACGTGATCGACCTGCCCTGGCCGGTTCGGCGTTTGCTGGTATCGCTGATCCTGATCAAGCGACCCGAGCAGTCGGCGCATGCCTATGCCTCGATCTGGTGGGACGAGGGTTCGCCGCTGGTGGTGCTGAGCCGTCGCCTGCAGCAACGCATGACCGAGCAGTGGCGCCAGGGCCCGGTGGAGCTGGCAATGCGTTATGGCGAGCCGTCGATCGAGTCGACGCTGGCCCGGTTGGCGGCACAGGGCATCCGCAAGGTGACGCTGGCGCCGTTGTATCCGCAATTTGCCGACAGCACCGTGACCACGGTGATCGAGGAGGCACGGCGGGTGGTCAGGGAGCGAAACCTGGATGTGCAGTTCTCCATCCTGCAGCCGTTCTACGACCAGCCGGAGTACATCGAAGCCCTGGTCGCCAGTACCAGGCCGCATCTGGAGCAGGGCTTCGATCACCTGCTGCTGAGCTTCCATGGTTTGCCGGAGCGCCACCTGACCAAGCTCGATCCCACCGGCAGCCATTGCCTCAAGGATGCGGACTGCTGCCGCAACGCTTCGCCTGCGGTACTTGCCACCTGCTATCGGGCCCAATGCCTGCGCACGGCAGCGGCGTTCGCCGAGCACATGGGGTTGTCCGAGGGGCAGTGGTCGGTGTCGTTCCAGTCCCGGTTGGGGCGGGCGAAGTGGATCGAGCCCTACACCGAGGCGCGTCTGGATGAGTTGGCCAAGGCCGGGGTGAAGAAACTGCTGGTGATGTGCCCGGCATTCGTCGCCGACTGCATCGAGACCCTGGAGGAGATCGGGGATCGTGGGCGCGAGCAGTTCATCGAGGCGGGAGGCGAGGAGTTGGTGCTGGTACCGTGCCTGAACGACGATCCGCAGTGGGCGGCGGCGCTGAACACGCTCTGTGAGCGGGCACCATTGGCCGTAAAGGCTTAA
- a CDS encoding TIGR01777 family oxidoreductase — protein MHILLTGGTGLIGRRLCEHWLAQGHRLTVWSRRPEEVARLCGAQVRGVRHLEDLAGEPLDAVVNLAGAPIAERPWTHRRKALLWSSRIQLTETLLAWLEGLEQRPAVLISGSAVGWYGDGGERELTEDSPPVSEDFASQLCIAWEETALRAQALGMRVVLLRTGLVLAAEGGFLSRLLLPFKLCLGGPIGNGRQWMPWIHLRDQIALIDFLLHRSDASGPYNACAPKPVRNRDFARALGRVLRRPALIPLPGLVLRVGLGELSQLLLGGQRAMPKRLLAAGFEFQFTDLPAALDDLSGRL, from the coding sequence ATGCACATATTGCTGACAGGCGGTACTGGTTTGATCGGGCGGCGGTTGTGCGAGCACTGGCTGGCGCAGGGGCATCGCCTGACGGTCTGGAGTCGGCGTCCCGAAGAGGTCGCTCGTCTTTGCGGAGCGCAGGTGCGTGGCGTGCGGCATCTGGAGGATCTGGCCGGGGAGCCGCTGGACGCGGTGGTCAACCTGGCCGGTGCACCGATTGCCGAGCGGCCCTGGACACACCGGCGCAAGGCGTTGCTCTGGAGCAGCCGGATCCAGCTGACCGAAACTCTGCTGGCCTGGCTCGAGGGTCTCGAACAACGTCCGGCCGTGCTGATTTCCGGTTCGGCGGTGGGTTGGTACGGCGATGGTGGCGAGCGTGAGCTGACAGAGGATTCACCACCGGTCAGCGAGGATTTCGCCAGCCAGCTCTGTATCGCCTGGGAAGAGACCGCCTTGCGCGCGCAGGCCCTGGGCATGCGCGTGGTGTTGCTGCGAACGGGATTGGTGCTGGCGGCCGAGGGCGGCTTTTTGTCGCGCCTGCTGCTGCCGTTCAAATTGTGCCTGGGAGGCCCGATCGGCAACGGTCGGCAGTGGATGCCGTGGATTCATCTGCGCGATCAAATCGCCCTGATTGATTTTCTTCTGCACCGCAGTGATGCCAGCGGTCCCTATAATGCCTGCGCCCCCAAGCCGGTGCGCAACCGTGACTTCGCCAGGGCACTGGGCCGGGTGTTGCGTCGCCCGGCACTGATCCCGTTGCCGGGCCTGGTATTGCGAGTCGGCCTCGGCGAATTGTCGCAGTTGCTGCTCGGTGGCCAGCGTGCGATGCCCAAGCGCCTGCTGGCGGCGGGGTTCGAGTTTCAGTTTACCGATCTGCCCGCGGCCCTCGACGATCTGTCGGGCCGCCTTTGA
- a CDS encoding NAD(P)/FAD-dependent oxidoreductase: protein MTVPIAIIGAGIAGLSAARALHDAGHAIELFDKSRGSGGRMSSKRSDAGSLDMGAQYFTARDRRFVNEVQRWQGQGWVAEWDPKLYTWQNGQLNLSPDEQTRWVGSPRMSAITRGLLGELHSHFSCRITEVFRGEQHWHLQDAEGGTHGPFSHVVIATPAPQATALLAAAPKLAGAAAGVQMEPTWAVALAFENALDTPMEGCFVQDSPLDWLARNRSKPGRDSHLDTWVLHATSSWSKQHLDLSKEAVIEQLHGAFAELLHITMPAPAFTLAHRWLYARPAGAREWGALADADLGLYVCGDWCMSGRVEGAWLSGQEAARRLLEHLA from the coding sequence ATGACTGTACCTATCGCAATAATCGGTGCCGGTATCGCCGGACTGTCAGCCGCTCGCGCACTCCACGACGCCGGGCACGCCATTGAATTGTTCGACAAGAGCCGCGGCAGCGGCGGGCGCATGTCGAGCAAGCGCAGCGACGCCGGGTCGCTGGACATGGGCGCCCAGTACTTCACCGCACGCGACCGCCGCTTCGTCAACGAGGTGCAACGCTGGCAGGGCCAGGGCTGGGTCGCCGAGTGGGATCCCAAGCTCTACACCTGGCAGAACGGCCAGCTCAACCTCTCGCCGGACGAGCAGACCCGCTGGGTCGGCAGCCCGCGCATGAGCGCCATCACCCGCGGCCTGCTCGGAGAGCTGCACAGCCATTTCAGCTGCCGGATCACCGAGGTCTTCCGCGGCGAACAGCACTGGCACCTGCAGGATGCCGAAGGCGGCACCCACGGCCCGTTCAGCCATGTCGTCATTGCCACGCCGGCCCCCCAGGCGACGGCGCTGCTCGCCGCCGCGCCGAAACTGGCCGGGGCCGCCGCCGGCGTGCAGATGGAGCCGACCTGGGCCGTCGCGCTGGCCTTCGAAAACGCGCTGGATACGCCCATGGAAGGCTGCTTCGTGCAGGACAGCCCGCTCGACTGGCTGGCCCGCAACCGCAGCAAGCCGGGGCGCGACAGCCACCTCGACACCTGGGTCCTGCATGCCACCAGCAGTTGGAGCAAGCAGCACCTGGACCTGTCCAAGGAAGCGGTGATCGAACAGTTGCACGGGGCTTTCGCCGAACTGCTGCACATCACCATGCCGGCGCCAGCCTTCACCCTCGCCCACCGCTGGCTCTATGCCCGACCGGCCGGCGCACGCGAATGGGGAGCCCTGGCCGACGCCGACCTGGGCCTGTACGTATGTGGCGACTGGTGCATGTCCGGCCGGGTCGAAGGCGCCTGGCTCAGCGGCCAGGAAGCGGCACGCCGGCTGCTGGAACACCTGGCGTGA
- a CDS encoding TIGR02450 family Trp-rich protein translates to MNRINPRKLLLSKWTAAHPQHREKHFLVTELFHDETGTLVLELELQAVLTRRNQRIPWQHLQDAERWRMGWQ, encoded by the coding sequence GTGAATCGCATCAACCCGCGCAAGCTGCTGCTGTCGAAATGGACAGCAGCCCACCCGCAACACCGGGAGAAGCACTTCCTGGTCACCGAGCTGTTCCATGATGAAACCGGCACCTTGGTGCTGGAACTCGAACTGCAAGCGGTACTGACCCGACGCAACCAGCGCATCCCCTGGCAACACCTGCAGGACGCCGAACGATGGCGCATGGGCTGGCAATAA
- a CDS encoding YbgA family protein, producing the protein MSTPSPSSPKPKLAISACLMGDEVRYNGGHKESRLCSRILSEHFDFVPVCPEMAIGLGTPREPIRLVGDPAQPRAVGTVHPDNDVSQALLDYGTRMAGQLTDICGYIFMQKSPSCGLERVKVYQDHGRPAEHAGRGLFAAAFCALHPDLPVEEEGRLNDPVLRENFLIRVFAYADWQQLLAAGLSRRALTDFHSRHKYLLMAHNPMQYKVLGHLLGSMGKSDPNEVGPRYFSQLMAALKKCATRRTHTNVLQHLSGYLKHSLSTEDKQEMQQVIGQYRLGIIPLVVPLTLLKHHFRQHPDPYVGLQVYLQPHPENLSLRNSI; encoded by the coding sequence ATGTCCACACCCAGCCCTTCTTCCCCCAAGCCGAAGCTCGCCATCAGCGCCTGCCTGATGGGCGACGAAGTGCGCTACAACGGCGGACACAAGGAGTCGCGGTTGTGCAGTCGGATTCTCAGCGAGCACTTCGACTTTGTTCCCGTCTGCCCGGAAATGGCGATCGGCCTCGGAACACCCCGCGAGCCCATCCGCCTGGTCGGTGACCCCGCGCAACCCAGAGCCGTGGGCACGGTTCACCCGGACAACGACGTCAGCCAGGCGCTGCTCGACTACGGCACACGCATGGCCGGCCAGCTGACCGATATCTGCGGCTACATCTTCATGCAGAAATCGCCGTCCTGCGGACTGGAACGGGTCAAGGTCTACCAGGATCACGGACGCCCCGCCGAGCATGCCGGTCGTGGCCTGTTCGCCGCAGCCTTCTGTGCCCTGCACCCCGACCTGCCGGTGGAGGAAGAGGGACGCCTGAACGACCCGGTACTGCGCGAGAACTTCCTGATCCGGGTATTCGCCTACGCCGACTGGCAGCAACTGCTCGCCGCCGGCCTGAGCCGTCGCGCCCTGACCGACTTCCACTCGCGCCACAAGTACCTGCTGATGGCCCACAACCCGATGCAGTACAAGGTCCTCGGCCATCTGCTGGGCAGCATGGGCAAGTCCGATCCGAACGAGGTCGGCCCGCGCTATTTCAGCCAACTGATGGCCGCGCTGAAGAAATGCGCCACCCGCCGTACCCACACCAATGTCCTGCAGCACCTCAGTGGCTACCTGAAGCATTCCCTCAGTACCGAGGACAAGCAGGAAATGCAGCAGGTCATCGGCCAGTACCGCCTCGGCATCATCCCGCTGGTGGTACCGCTGACCTTGCTCAAGCATCACTTTCGCCAGCACCCCGATCCCTACGTGGGGCTGCAGGTCTACCTGCAACCCCATCCGGAAAACCTCAGCCTGCGCAACTCGATCTGA